Proteins co-encoded in one Bradyrhizobium sp. 170 genomic window:
- a CDS encoding cobyrinate a,c-diamide synthase produces the protein MATGLVISAPASGIGKTTLTLALARAYRNRGLTVQCFKSGPDYIDPAFHAAATGHASVNIDSWAMDRETIAQLVGRGADADLVLAEGSMGLFDGVAARGVAGTGATADIAEMMGWPVLLVIDPSGQAQTAAAVAAGLRDFRAGVRLAGVVLNRVASPRHEDLVRRAMADAGIAVFGALPRHAEIALPKRHLGLVQAEEQAEIGELIAKAARFVTEHVDLDSVLQSASAWLPPSAPGDLTVTPPGQRIALARDAAFSFIYPHMLEAWRAAGAEISPFSPLADEGPDASADVCWLPGGYPELHAGRLAGNTRFGGALRAFAETRPVHGECGGYMVLGTALTDAEGARHQMVGLLGLETSYARRRMHLGYRLAELAAPIPGHKAGARLRGHEFHYSMIVAQPDTPLAVVCDATGAVVAETGSRRDNTSGTFFHLIAEDR, from the coding sequence TCGTCATCTCGGCGCCGGCCTCCGGCATTGGCAAGACGACGCTGACGCTGGCGCTCGCGCGCGCCTATCGCAATCGCGGGCTGACCGTGCAGTGCTTCAAGAGCGGACCCGACTATATCGATCCCGCCTTCCACGCGGCCGCGACGGGACATGCCTCGGTCAATATCGATAGCTGGGCCATGGATCGCGAGACGATCGCGCAGCTGGTCGGCCGCGGCGCGGACGCCGATCTCGTGCTCGCGGAGGGCTCGATGGGCCTGTTCGACGGCGTCGCTGCGCGCGGCGTGGCGGGCACCGGCGCGACCGCCGACATCGCGGAGATGATGGGCTGGCCGGTTCTGCTGGTGATCGATCCATCCGGCCAGGCGCAGACGGCCGCGGCGGTTGCCGCCGGACTGCGCGATTTCCGCGCGGGCGTCCGGCTTGCAGGCGTCGTTCTCAATCGCGTCGCGAGCCCGCGGCACGAGGATCTGGTGCGCCGCGCCATGGCAGACGCCGGCATTGCCGTATTCGGTGCGCTGCCGCGCCATGCCGAGATCGCCTTGCCGAAGCGGCATCTTGGACTGGTGCAGGCCGAGGAGCAGGCAGAGATCGGCGAACTGATTGCGAAGGCTGCACGCTTCGTCACCGAGCATGTCGATCTCGACTCCGTGCTGCAATCGGCCTCTGCCTGGCTGCCGCCATCGGCCCCGGGCGATCTCACCGTCACGCCACCCGGGCAGCGGATTGCGCTGGCGCGCGATGCGGCGTTCTCCTTCATCTATCCGCACATGCTCGAAGCCTGGCGCGCCGCCGGCGCCGAGATATCGCCCTTCTCGCCGCTTGCCGATGAAGGGCCTGACGCGAGCGCCGACGTGTGCTGGTTGCCCGGCGGCTATCCGGAACTGCACGCGGGCCGGCTTGCAGGCAACACGCGGTTTGGTGGCGCATTGCGCGCCTTCGCCGAGACGCGCCCCGTGCATGGCGAATGCGGAGGCTATATGGTGCTCGGTACGGCCTTGACCGACGCCGAGGGCGCACGCCACCAGATGGTCGGCTTGCTTGGCCTGGAGACGAGCTATGCCAGGCGTCGCATGCATCTGGGTTATCGCCTGGCGGAGCTTGCTGCACCGATACCCGGACACAAGGCCGGCGCACGGCTAAGGGGCCATGAGTTTCATTATTCGATGATCGTCGCGCAGCCTGACACGCCGCTCGCGGTCGTGTGCGATGCGACGGGCGCCGTGGTTGCGGAGACCGGCTCGCGGCGCGATAACACCTCCGGTACCTTCTTCCATCTGATTGCGGAGGACCGGTGA
- the cobA gene encoding uroporphyrinogen-III C-methyltransferase, translated as MSGFVSFISAGPGDPELLTLKGAARLREADVVLYDDLASGAILDLAGPAANLVAVGKRAGRPSTKQQHVNRLLVDYAGTGARVVRLKSGDAGIFGRLEEELETLRAAGIGYEIVPGVTAACVAAAQTGIPLTRRHTSRRVQFVTGADVTGELPANLNWAALADPEATTVVYMGRRTFPVLAAKLIEHGLAPSTPALFAESLGRTDERLVRTTIEELAEQLARGGAAKTAAVILFGALAEMT; from the coding sequence GTGAGCGGCTTCGTCTCCTTCATTTCCGCCGGCCCCGGCGATCCCGAGCTCCTGACGCTGAAAGGGGCGGCGCGGCTGCGCGAAGCCGACGTGGTGCTCTATGATGACCTCGCATCGGGGGCGATCCTCGATCTGGCCGGTCCAGCCGCCAATCTCGTCGCGGTGGGAAAACGCGCCGGTCGCCCCTCGACCAAGCAGCAGCATGTCAACCGGTTGCTGGTCGATTACGCGGGAACGGGCGCGCGCGTGGTGCGGCTGAAATCGGGCGATGCGGGCATCTTCGGTCGTCTGGAAGAGGAGCTCGAGACACTCCGCGCGGCAGGGATCGGCTACGAGATCGTCCCAGGCGTCACCGCGGCCTGCGTCGCGGCGGCGCAGACCGGCATTCCCCTGACCCGACGGCATACGTCGCGCCGGGTCCAGTTCGTGACCGGCGCCGATGTCACCGGTGAATTGCCCGCGAACCTGAACTGGGCGGCGCTGGCCGATCCGGAGGCGACGACCGTCGTCTATATGGGCCGGCGCACGTTCCCGGTCCTGGCCGCGAAGCTGATCGAGCATGGCCTCGCGCCGAGCACGCCGGCGCTGTTTGCCGAATCCTTGGGCCGCACCGACGAGCGGCTGGTCCGCACCACGATCGAGGAGCTCGCCGAACAGCTCGCGCGAGGCGGAGCGGCGAAGACCGCCGCCGTGATCCTGTTCGGCGCGTTGGCGGAGATGACGTGA
- a CDS encoding energy-coupling factor ABC transporter permease: MHIEPGIVTGAKLVLSYATGIAAGGVALKLAADSVREQGIVSFAVRTVATTALVFSFFEILPHFRVGVSEVHFILGSTLFLLFGAAPAAFGLALGLLLQGLFFVPTDLPQYGMNLTTLVVPLFAIHALSQRIIPRNTAYVDLQYRQALALSTTYQSAIVAWVAFWALYGAGFGATNLANIAMFAGSYALVIVIEPLADLAVLALAKSLRGVTAYGFVTPRLHNAV; the protein is encoded by the coding sequence ATGCATATCGAACCGGGAATTGTGACGGGTGCAAAACTCGTGCTGAGCTATGCTACCGGAATTGCCGCAGGCGGCGTCGCTCTCAAGCTAGCGGCGGATAGCGTGCGCGAGCAAGGCATCGTTTCATTTGCCGTGCGCACGGTTGCGACGACAGCGCTGGTGTTCTCATTCTTCGAGATCCTGCCGCACTTCCGCGTCGGAGTCTCCGAGGTGCACTTCATCCTCGGTTCCACATTGTTCCTGCTGTTCGGTGCCGCACCCGCCGCGTTCGGACTCGCATTGGGTCTTCTGCTGCAAGGCCTGTTCTTCGTGCCGACGGACCTGCCGCAATACGGCATGAACTTGACGACGCTGGTGGTGCCGCTGTTCGCGATCCACGCGCTGTCCCAGCGCATCATTCCCCGCAACACCGCCTATGTTGACCTGCAATATCGCCAGGCGTTGGCGCTTTCGACGACGTACCAGTCCGCCATCGTCGCGTGGGTTGCATTCTGGGCGCTCTACGGTGCGGGCTTTGGCGCGACGAATCTCGCCAACATCGCGATGTTTGCAGGATCCTATGCGCTGGTCATTGTGATCGAGCCGCTGGCGGATCTTGCCGTGCTCGCGCTGGCAAAATCGCTGCGTGGCGTTACGGCCTACGGCTTCGTCACCCCGCGCCTGCACAACGCCGTGTAG
- the cobF gene encoding precorrin-6A synthase (deacetylating): protein MLTLSLIGIGCGDPEQLTLAAIRAINAADLVLIPRKGAAKSDLAELRRAICADVLTSDKARIVEFDLPVRDAGEADYRRGVDDWHDAVAATWLQEVASHLGSDGRVALLIWGDPSLYDSSLRIARRLDPLPAIEVIPGITSIQALCAAHALPLNDIGEPFLVTTGRRLREAGWPDGTDTVVVMLDGGTAFQSLEPKGLHIWWGAYLGMSDQIIMSGELAEVGPRIVATRQEARERHGWIMDSYILKRRP from the coding sequence ATGCTGACGCTCTCCCTGATAGGTATCGGCTGCGGCGATCCCGAGCAGCTCACGCTCGCTGCGATCCGCGCGATCAACGCTGCCGATCTCGTCCTCATCCCGCGCAAGGGCGCGGCGAAGTCCGATCTCGCCGAACTGCGGCGGGCGATTTGCGCCGATGTGCTCACGAGCGACAAGGCGCGTATCGTGGAATTCGATCTGCCCGTGCGCGATGCCGGCGAGGCGGACTACCGCCGGGGCGTTGACGATTGGCACGACGCTGTCGCTGCAACTTGGTTACAGGAGGTCGCGAGCCACCTTGGCAGCGACGGCCGCGTGGCCCTGCTGATCTGGGGCGACCCGTCGCTCTACGATTCCAGCCTGCGCATCGCGCGAAGGCTGGACCCGTTGCCGGCGATCGAGGTGATCCCGGGCATTACGTCGATCCAGGCGCTGTGCGCGGCGCATGCGCTGCCGCTCAACGACATCGGCGAGCCCTTTCTCGTTACGACGGGGCGGCGGCTGCGCGAAGCCGGCTGGCCTGACGGCACCGACACCGTGGTCGTGATGCTTGATGGCGGCACCGCCTTTCAATCGCTGGAGCCGAAAGGCCTGCACATCTGGTGGGGCGCCTATCTCGGCATGTCCGATCAAATCATCATGTCCGGTGAGCTTGCCGAGGTTGGCCCTCGCATCGTCGCGACGCGGCAAGAGGCGCGCGAACGGCATGGCTGGATCATGGACAGCTACATTCTCAAGCGCAGGCCGTGA
- the cobT gene encoding nicotinate-nucleotide--dimethylbenzimidazole phosphoribosyltransferase gives MLPEWVSQNCPDVSAVHREAALARQGQLTKPTGALGRLEHIAVELAGLQQTEKPRAARVPIIIFAGDHGIVAQGVSAYPQEVTIAMMANFAAGGAAISVLARELGLGLEVVDAGTLAGAPLAGVVTDKPRCGSRDFSVEAALNPSELAFAFECGRRAVLRAEAGHPDLLIFGEMGIGNTTTSAAIASALLGVSAEEIAGSGTGVDTAGRARKARLVDAALALHRLAGASAEKILCAVGGLEIAAICGAIIAAAQGRIPVLIDGFIVSAGALAAVRLNPSCQPYLLPSHQSAEQGHRLILRALNIHPLVSLDLRLGEGSGAAIVLPLVRLACALHNGMATFAQANVPDRPA, from the coding sequence ATGCTTCCCGAGTGGGTCTCCCAGAACTGCCCTGATGTCTCGGCCGTCCATCGCGAGGCGGCGCTCGCGCGGCAGGGGCAACTGACAAAGCCGACCGGTGCGCTCGGCCGGCTCGAGCACATTGCGGTCGAGCTTGCCGGTTTGCAGCAGACGGAAAAACCTCGCGCGGCGCGCGTGCCGATCATCATCTTTGCCGGCGATCACGGCATCGTCGCGCAGGGCGTGTCGGCCTATCCGCAGGAGGTGACGATCGCGATGATGGCGAATTTCGCCGCGGGCGGCGCTGCGATATCGGTCTTGGCACGCGAATTGGGTTTGGGTCTCGAAGTCGTCGACGCCGGCACGTTGGCGGGAGCGCCGCTGGCGGGTGTCGTCACCGACAAGCCGCGCTGTGGCAGCCGCGATTTCAGTGTGGAGGCGGCGCTTAACCCGAGCGAGCTGGCGTTCGCCTTTGAATGCGGCCGGCGCGCGGTGCTGCGCGCAGAGGCCGGGCATCCTGATCTACTCATCTTCGGAGAAATGGGGATCGGCAACACCACGACCTCGGCAGCAATCGCTTCGGCCCTGCTCGGCGTGAGCGCCGAAGAGATCGCAGGTAGCGGAACCGGTGTCGATACCGCCGGCCGGGCCCGCAAGGCGCGGCTGGTTGATGCCGCGCTGGCCCTGCACAGGCTTGCGGGGGCTTCTGCCGAAAAGATCTTGTGTGCAGTTGGGGGTCTCGAGATCGCCGCCATCTGCGGTGCGATCATCGCAGCCGCGCAGGGGCGCATTCCGGTCCTGATCGACGGCTTCATCGTGTCAGCTGGAGCGCTCGCGGCGGTGCGTCTCAATCCGTCGTGTCAGCCATATCTCTTGCCCTCGCACCAATCGGCGGAGCAGGGACATCGCCTGATTCTTCGCGCGCTCAACATCCATCCTCTGGTCAGCCTGGACCTGAGGCTCGGCGAGGGATCTGGTGCCGCGATCGTACTGCCGCTGGTGCGGCTCGCATGCGCCCTGCACAACGGCATGGCGACCTTTGCGCAAGCCAACGTGCCGGATCGGCCGGCCTGA
- a CDS encoding histidine phosphatase family protein, producing MEGDTFLWLVRHAVVNGVAGTIHASDAPADLNDRTQLEALRRHLPQDATSYASPSRRTVDTARALGRDPILVPEFREQDFGDWTGQRHDDLAAAGREGYAKFWSDPAHSRPPGGESFEDQIVRVRQGLDQIGTGPAILVVHSGTIRAALCIALDLTPQAALRFVIDPLFLTRIDRLSNGWRVLSVNQRAA from the coding sequence ATGGAAGGGGACACCTTCCTCTGGCTGGTCCGGCATGCCGTCGTCAATGGCGTCGCAGGGACGATCCATGCCTCGGACGCCCCCGCGGATCTCAACGACCGGACGCAACTTGAAGCGCTGAGACGGCATCTGCCGCAGGACGCCACAAGCTACGCAAGCCCGTCGCGACGGACCGTCGACACGGCGCGTGCGCTGGGGCGTGACCCGATCCTGGTGCCCGAATTCCGCGAGCAGGATTTTGGCGACTGGACCGGGCAGCGCCACGACGATCTCGCCGCTGCCGGCCGCGAAGGCTACGCAAAGTTCTGGAGCGATCCGGCTCACTCCCGGCCGCCGGGCGGCGAAAGCTTTGAGGATCAGATTGTCAGGGTTCGGCAGGGCCTCGATCAGATCGGGACCGGACCGGCAATCCTTGTCGTCCATTCCGGCACCATCCGCGCTGCGCTGTGCATCGCACTTGACCTCACCCCGCAGGCTGCCCTCCGCTTCGTCATCGACCCGCTCTTCCTCACTCGCATCGATCGGCTGTCGAATGGCTGGCGGGTGCTATCGGTCAATCAGCGCGCTGCTTGA
- a CDS encoding TonB-dependent receptor, with amino-acid sequence MSSLRAARSGKFLLASGVLSYFASLDISVAWAQQASSREQLPPVEIYPGADQKRRPAKPAGRDERGARHTAASRATSAATAPKPDEQAMQTPPNTNAVAKGASRLGLTVREIPATVEVISAETIREQGYRTVSEVAQGAVGVTSGDNPAEPSAFSMRGFTNSQINVLYNGIKIGPQNMTSRIMDAANLKAVEFLKGPASLLSGEGAAGGAVNFLTKQPHIGPIRNEAYFSYDSLNSFRSYYGSGGSTNIQSLDYRFDISRSSLNGFADDTNTKTLDVSGQLNYRISDNLKVWGAIEYKEDRSRAYWGVPLVPVAFSGSHATAGIVSGSYVSNYNGSNLGPVTIDDRTFNTNYNVLDNRNVAKEVWLRGGFELRLAPGLTLKSQAYGYGAEREWLNNEVEAFNANSNLVDRERFYVAHRQKLAGNITDLTWDANIVGMDNRLVTTVAASGLDFVRPGAANFPHDLVTLVDPARGYYGLLTTQRQTARIDNESLSFEDRLKITRTFALVGGLRMEHIGLDRNSTDANGVVKTGFPFSKSWMPVTGRIGYTWEAVPGLTFFSQYATGADVSANNIFLLGPLQPLDLTTSRTYETGVKHLFWDNRAEWSFSAFDILRKNVYAAAGGMQLNFAGRQESKGVELAASMRLTEAWRVWGNIAYVDARYADYNFAGGSFSGNTPPNVPRVVANAGASYRFFTPWPVELGVIGRHVGDRYNTVTVTMNACTVADLYAFVDIPKSVFNAVEQTRLTFRVRNVTDKRYAIWGDPFYPDQILLGAPRTYEISAALKW; translated from the coding sequence ATGTCGTCTCTTCGTGCCGCCCGGTCGGGCAAATTCTTGCTCGCATCCGGCGTTCTCTCTTATTTTGCTTCCCTCGACATCTCCGTAGCCTGGGCGCAACAGGCGAGCTCCCGTGAGCAATTGCCACCCGTCGAGATTTATCCGGGTGCCGATCAGAAGCGCAGACCGGCAAAGCCGGCCGGTCGCGACGAACGCGGCGCGCGCCATACGGCGGCAAGCAGAGCCACGTCCGCCGCGACAGCACCGAAGCCTGATGAGCAAGCAATGCAGACGCCGCCGAACACGAACGCTGTCGCCAAGGGCGCTTCGCGTCTTGGCCTGACCGTGCGCGAGATTCCGGCAACCGTCGAGGTGATTTCAGCTGAGACGATCCGTGAGCAAGGCTATCGGACGGTGTCGGAAGTCGCGCAAGGCGCGGTCGGCGTGACGTCCGGTGACAATCCGGCCGAGCCCTCGGCCTTCTCGATGCGCGGCTTCACCAACAGCCAGATCAACGTGCTCTACAACGGCATCAAGATCGGTCCGCAGAACATGACGTCGCGTATCATGGATGCGGCCAATCTCAAGGCAGTGGAGTTTCTGAAGGGACCAGCCTCACTGTTGTCGGGCGAGGGTGCCGCAGGCGGTGCGGTCAATTTCTTGACCAAGCAGCCGCACATCGGGCCGATCCGGAACGAGGCGTACTTCTCCTATGACTCGCTGAATTCGTTCCGGAGCTACTACGGCTCCGGCGGCAGCACCAACATCCAGAGCCTGGACTACCGGTTCGACATCAGCCGCTCCTCACTCAACGGTTTTGCCGACGACACCAACACGAAGACGCTCGACGTATCGGGCCAACTGAATTACCGCATATCCGACAATCTCAAGGTCTGGGGCGCCATCGAATACAAGGAGGACCGTTCGAGGGCCTATTGGGGCGTGCCGCTCGTTCCGGTCGCCTTCAGCGGATCCCATGCCACAGCCGGCATTGTCTCCGGGAGCTACGTCTCGAACTACAACGGATCGAACCTGGGGCCCGTCACGATCGACGACCGCACCTTCAACACCAACTACAACGTTCTCGATAATCGTAACGTGGCGAAGGAGGTATGGCTTCGCGGCGGCTTCGAGCTCAGGCTCGCACCCGGTCTGACCCTGAAGAGCCAGGCCTATGGCTATGGCGCCGAGCGCGAGTGGCTCAACAACGAAGTTGAGGCGTTCAACGCCAATTCGAACCTGGTCGATCGCGAGCGCTTCTACGTGGCGCATCGCCAGAAGCTCGCAGGCAACATCACCGACTTGACCTGGGATGCGAACATCGTCGGTATGGATAACCGCCTCGTGACGACGGTTGCGGCGAGCGGCCTCGATTTCGTCCGCCCGGGTGCCGCCAACTTCCCCCACGACCTGGTCACGCTGGTCGATCCCGCGCGCGGATACTACGGCCTGCTGACGACGCAGCGACAGACCGCTCGAATCGACAATGAGTCCCTGTCGTTCGAGGATCGCCTTAAGATCACACGGACATTTGCTCTGGTCGGTGGCCTGCGCATGGAGCATATCGGGCTCGATCGGAATTCGACCGACGCGAACGGCGTGGTGAAGACGGGCTTTCCCTTCTCGAAATCCTGGATGCCGGTGACGGGCCGCATCGGCTACACTTGGGAGGCCGTTCCCGGCCTGACGTTCTTCAGCCAATACGCAACGGGTGCAGACGTGTCGGCCAATAACATTTTTCTGCTCGGGCCGCTCCAGCCGCTCGACCTGACAACATCGCGGACCTATGAAACCGGCGTGAAGCATCTGTTCTGGGACAACCGGGCGGAGTGGTCGTTCTCAGCCTTCGATATCCTGCGCAAGAATGTCTATGCGGCGGCCGGCGGCATGCAGCTCAACTTCGCCGGACGGCAGGAATCGAAGGGCGTGGAGCTCGCAGCCTCCATGCGCCTGACGGAAGCCTGGCGTGTGTGGGGCAACATCGCCTATGTCGACGCGCGCTATGCCGACTACAATTTTGCTGGTGGCTCGTTTTCCGGGAATACGCCGCCGAACGTGCCGCGCGTCGTCGCGAACGCCGGCGCGTCCTACCGGTTCTTCACGCCGTGGCCGGTCGAGCTCGGGGTGATCGGCCGCCATGTCGGCGATCGCTACAACACCGTCACGGTGACGATGAACGCCTGCACGGTGGCCGATCTCTATGCCTTCGTCGACATCCCCAAATCCGTCTTCAATGCCGTCGAGCAAACGCGGCTGACTTTCCGGGTGCGGAATGTGACCGACAAGCGCTACGCGATCTGGGGCGATCCGTTCTATCCCGACCAGATCCTGCTGGGAGCCCCGCGCACCTATGAGATCTCCGCCGCCCTCAAATGGTGA
- a CDS encoding PepSY domain-containing protein has translation MMDGLVLLHRWLGVAFCLLFAMWFATGIVMHFVPFPSLTEAERFAGLAAVDSARVTIDPSTAVEASGIEDAARVRLIQRTDGPVYVVSGSSQLRTIRASDATGAALKKSPDIALAAARDHARRRGMDISRASIVELADYDQWSVPNGFDRHRPLFRVALNDAADTAVYVSSVTGEIVLDTTRSERWWNLAGSVLHWIYPMMLRSNWSLWDRVVWTLSLLALIGAALGAVLGGARIRIQQGTAVSPYHGWHALHHVIGLIATVFVLTWIFSGWLSMDHGRLFSRGQLTDTEANAAASPPAWNRLPSTDWGSISPSAREIEWFAFNGDRYRRDRIDLGRQTLVRAGSPRSDDQSGFLDSREVQALTHRLAFGCGFPAILAADDNYMASSTIPGAPVYRSVCGNVWYDIDGASGNILQRLDSSRRAYRWLYSALHTLDFPILVIRPRVRSTLIVGLCMCGLLFAITGIVIGWRRVRYSVLGKVVRKDAREV, from the coding sequence ATGATGGACGGACTGGTCCTGCTGCACCGATGGCTCGGGGTCGCGTTCTGCCTCCTGTTCGCAATGTGGTTTGCGACCGGCATTGTCATGCACTTCGTTCCGTTTCCGTCGCTCACGGAAGCGGAACGCTTTGCCGGACTTGCCGCCGTGGACAGCGCTCGTGTGACCATCGATCCGTCGACAGCTGTCGAGGCAAGCGGCATCGAGGACGCCGCGCGCGTTCGGCTGATCCAGCGGACCGACGGGCCGGTGTACGTCGTTTCGGGGTCGTCGCAATTGCGGACGATCCGTGCATCAGATGCGACGGGTGCCGCATTGAAGAAATCTCCCGACATTGCCCTCGCTGCGGCGAGGGATCATGCAAGGCGGCGCGGCATGGATATCTCGCGCGCGTCAATCGTTGAGCTCGCAGATTATGATCAATGGAGCGTGCCGAACGGCTTCGATCGTCACCGTCCCTTGTTTCGCGTGGCGCTCAACGATGCGGCCGATACAGCAGTCTATGTGTCCTCGGTCACCGGCGAGATCGTATTGGACACGACGCGCAGCGAGAGGTGGTGGAATCTTGCGGGCAGCGTGCTGCACTGGATCTATCCCATGATGCTCCGAAGCAATTGGTCGCTCTGGGATCGCGTGGTATGGACGCTGTCGCTGCTTGCCTTGATCGGAGCGGCGCTCGGCGCGGTGCTTGGGGGCGCGCGGATCAGGATTCAGCAGGGGACTGCCGTTTCGCCCTATCATGGCTGGCATGCGCTGCATCACGTCATTGGCTTAATAGCGACAGTTTTCGTCCTGACGTGGATCTTCAGCGGCTGGCTATCCATGGATCACGGGCGGTTGTTCTCGCGTGGGCAATTGACCGACACCGAGGCTAACGCCGCCGCGTCCCCACCAGCCTGGAACAGGCTTCCGTCTACAGACTGGGGGTCAATATCGCCGTCTGCCCGAGAGATCGAATGGTTCGCCTTCAATGGGGACCGCTATCGACGCGACCGGATCGATCTCGGGAGGCAAACGCTAGTTCGAGCGGGGAGCCCGAGATCGGACGATCAATCAGGGTTCCTGGACTCGCGCGAGGTCCAAGCGTTGACCCACCGCTTGGCATTTGGTTGCGGCTTTCCAGCAATCCTTGCGGCAGATGACAACTACATGGCGTCCTCCACGATACCGGGTGCGCCTGTCTACCGTTCGGTATGCGGCAACGTGTGGTATGACATTGACGGCGCGAGCGGGAACATCTTGCAAAGATTGGACTCGTCGCGCCGCGCGTATCGCTGGCTTTACAGCGCATTACACACGCTGGATTTTCCAATCCTTGTGATTCGTCCTCGCGTCCGGAGCACTTTGATAGTCGGCCTCTGCATGTGTGGACTGCTGTTCGCAATAACTGGCATAGTTATTGGCTGGCGACGCGTGAGATACTCCGTGCTTGGGAAAGTGGTCCGTAAAGATGCTCGAGAAGTCTGA
- a CDS encoding serine hydrolase domain-containing protein: MEWSYRNVREVLPTANIARSSTPVALPRSPRYLDEIPFADLKGEKRTVADALRSTHVDGFLVLHRGRTVTEWYAHGLAPDAQHLIFSVSKSIAGTVGGILTGQGRLDPEAPVVRYLPELKASVYGGCTVRHLLDMSVSEAD, translated from the coding sequence ATGGAATGGAGCTATCGGAATGTTCGCGAAGTGCTTCCCACCGCGAACATTGCGCGATCGAGCACGCCAGTAGCGCTGCCGCGGTCGCCCCGCTATCTCGACGAGATCCCCTTCGCGGACCTGAAGGGCGAAAAGAGGACGGTCGCTGACGCGTTGCGCTCAACCCACGTCGACGGCTTTTTGGTGCTCCATCGCGGCCGGACCGTCACGGAGTGGTATGCGCACGGTCTCGCGCCCGATGCGCAGCACCTGATATTTTCGGTCAGCAAATCCATAGCCGGCACGGTCGGCGGCATCCTGACCGGGCAAGGCCGGCTCGATCCCGAAGCGCCGGTCGTCCGCTATCTTCCCGAGTTGAAGGCTTCGGTATACGGCGGCTGCACCGTCCGCCACCTTCTCGACATGAGCGTCTCTGAAGCGGATTAA
- a CDS encoding helix-turn-helix transcriptional regulator, with amino-acid sequence MYMIASRSDPAASQAVQFARGMFDASAMAFYAVDDGLNHNRFLLSGIPLDFHREYVERMGQFDPLHPKRAAGKPFAWLSVMSTQYSNAETAAYRSFTDQFGIADMMEFFFRRGDKIVAGMSVIWMPGCKIPDEATNIAEKIHDYLEFNLVGCTPSASEQAARYGLTSRELDVIELVCCGRTNREISECLGIGHATVKTHLIHIFEKLGVETRSAVVALMSRLH; translated from the coding sequence ATGTACATGATCGCGAGTCGCTCTGATCCGGCAGCCAGTCAGGCCGTTCAATTTGCGAGAGGGATGTTCGATGCATCAGCGATGGCGTTTTACGCCGTCGATGATGGTCTTAACCACAATCGATTTCTCTTGAGCGGAATTCCGCTCGATTTTCATCGCGAATATGTTGAGCGGATGGGGCAGTTCGACCCGCTTCATCCCAAACGCGCCGCCGGAAAGCCATTTGCGTGGCTCAGCGTCATGTCAACGCAATACTCGAATGCGGAAACGGCAGCATACCGGTCATTTACCGACCAGTTCGGAATCGCCGACATGATGGAGTTTTTCTTCCGTCGAGGTGATAAGATCGTCGCCGGCATGAGCGTCATCTGGATGCCTGGATGCAAGATTCCCGACGAGGCTACAAATATCGCTGAGAAGATTCACGATTATCTCGAGTTCAACCTGGTCGGTTGCACGCCGTCGGCGAGTGAACAGGCCGCGCGCTATGGCCTGACCTCGCGCGAACTCGACGTGATCGAGCTCGTCTGCTGCGGACGGACCAACCGAGAGATCAGCGAGTGCCTTGGGATAGGCCACGCGACCGTCAAGACGCATCTCATCCACATCTTCGAGAAGCTCGGTGTGGAGACGCGCTCGGCGGTGGTCGCGCTGATGTCGAGACTGCACTGA